From a region of the Geothrix sp. 21YS21S-2 genome:
- a CDS encoding TIGR02757 family protein, with amino-acid sequence MKRPAKPAKTPDDPLKLRLDALHDRYLGEASLALDPLVIPRSFASGGDQELAAFVAAHLAYGRVAPMLSAIEAVLAPLGDHPAARAAEPGALDHLRAALKGWAWRFHTGEDMAQWILAWVRLSRESGGRGLEPHLVPREGATADQRLSALVLRLRRELPETPGLRFNLPDPLRGAACKRWRMFLRWMVRDEWPDLGLWRDYPRRDLVVPLDTHVARISGFIGIGRRKTPDGKLAREITEALRAMCPEDPLRYDFPMAHLGILGDCPGVRRLPGCAACPLVDLCRAGDLAQK; translated from the coding sequence TTGAAAAGACCCGCCAAACCCGCGAAGACCCCCGACGACCCGCTGAAGCTCCGGCTGGACGCACTCCATGACCGCTACCTCGGGGAAGCCTCCCTTGCCCTGGATCCCCTGGTGATCCCGCGGAGCTTCGCGTCCGGGGGGGACCAGGAACTGGCCGCCTTCGTCGCCGCGCACCTGGCCTACGGCAGGGTCGCTCCCATGCTCTCGGCCATCGAGGCGGTCCTGGCGCCCCTCGGGGACCATCCGGCGGCCAGGGCCGCGGAGCCCGGCGCCCTGGACCATCTGCGGGCCGCCCTGAAGGGCTGGGCCTGGCGCTTCCACACCGGGGAGGACATGGCCCAGTGGATCCTCGCCTGGGTGCGCCTGTCCCGCGAGTCCGGGGGCCGGGGCCTGGAGCCCCACCTCGTCCCCCGGGAGGGCGCCACCGCGGACCAGCGGCTTTCCGCGCTGGTGCTGCGCCTGCGCCGGGAGCTCCCCGAAACGCCGGGACTGAGATTCAATCTGCCCGATCCGCTCCGGGGCGCGGCCTGCAAGCGGTGGCGCATGTTCCTGCGCTGGATGGTCCGGGACGAGTGGCCCGACCTGGGCCTCTGGCGCGACTACCCGAGGAGGGACCTGGTGGTGCCCCTGGATACGCATGTGGCGCGGATCTCGGGCTTCATCGGCATCGGCCGCCGCAAGACCCCCGACGGGAAGCTGGCCCGGGAGATCACCGAGGCGCTTCGCGCCATGTGCCCGGAGGATCCCCTCCGGTACGACTTCCCCATGGCCCACCTGGGCATCCTCGGGGACTGCCCCGGGGTGCGGCGCCTGCCGGGGTGCGCCGCGTGCCCCCTGGTGGACCTGTGCAGGGCGGGTGATCTTGCTCAAAAGTGA
- a CDS encoding response regulator, which produces MPEALPHILIVDDIPRNLQVLALLLDKAGYRVSMAMDGAKALEMVKVEPPDLILLDVMMPDVDGLEVCRRLKADAAVREIPVIFLTAKAELEDLQEGFRLGAVDYVTKPFRGAELLARVAIHVKLRQALERERGLRRSLEETLAQVKTLSGLLPICARCKKIRDDNGYWNQIEAFISAHSDADFTHGICPDCSRALYPEMDEP; this is translated from the coding sequence GTGCCCGAAGCCCTTCCCCACATCCTCATCGTGGACGATATCCCCCGTAACCTCCAGGTGCTGGCCCTCCTTCTCGACAAGGCCGGCTACCGGGTCTCCATGGCCATGGACGGCGCCAAGGCCCTGGAGATGGTCAAGGTGGAGCCGCCCGACCTCATCCTGCTGGACGTGATGATGCCCGACGTGGACGGCCTGGAGGTCTGCCGCCGCCTCAAGGCCGACGCCGCCGTACGGGAGATTCCCGTGATCTTCCTCACCGCCAAGGCCGAACTGGAGGACCTGCAGGAGGGGTTCCGCCTGGGGGCCGTGGACTACGTCACCAAGCCCTTCCGCGGCGCCGAGCTCCTGGCCCGGGTCGCCATCCACGTCAAGCTGCGGCAGGCCCTGGAGCGCGAGCGCGGGCTGAGGCGGAGCCTGGAGGAGACCCTGGCCCAGGTGAAGACGCTCTCCGGGCTGCTGCCCATCTGCGCCAGGTGCAAGAAGATCCGGGACGACAACGGATACTGGAACCAGATCGAGGCCTTCATCTCGGCCCACAGCGACGCCGACTTCACCCACGGCATCTGCCCGGACTGCTCCCGCGCGCTCTATCCGGAGATGGACGAGCCCTGA
- a CDS encoding ATP-binding protein codes for MRPVLAVLALAAALWAGPPGELGLPFITNFRPREYAGPPQNWDFVEDARGVMFVGNTAGVLEFDGNTWRMIPTRNRTAARSLGMDATGRIFVGAKNEFGYLAPDANGLLRYVPLEDLVEPSARSFSDVWNVLPTPEGVYFQTREYLFLYDGKTVKTLKADTSFTLAWKIRGRIHLYERGIGPVVLEKGRFKPLAGAGKFTKELVNFMLPWGAGQSILLGTSHQGLFLYDGWDILPFPTDADADLARITISHGAILRDGNLAVAGIRGGAWIFDRQGRLLMRLDRQGGLQEEFVNRVFVDRSSRLWLGLNRGLARVEWPSPFTTFGEDSGLEGTVNALTRHAGLLYAGTSKGLFVLGRDRPNSATGPAAIPAGGPLWRFRRVDGIRGQVWGFRPVKGRLFACSNAGLFEARGDRAVLAFSTAGERDAFCLVPSRRDASRYFLGLAGGVALLRWNGARWKDEGRIPDLKVEARTLAEADDGALWVGTQSSGVRRVTPGPGGTLGVEAFGLAQGLPSLAHDFVKELSTGLVFTTHAGFYRFNEVTRRFQPDPRFATLFPQGPRYPDGVVEGPGGRIWMHAHDEGTQERDTGYAAAAPGLPFRFEKGPSRRLGDATVYAILPEEDGAVWMGGPEGLVRYDPGQEFRLPWNTGPLVRRVTGPGRQTFFGGEGAWNGSDRLPFASNTLRFEFAAPGGSPESATQYRVRLEGYDRAWSPWTSETFRDYTNLPEGSYRFLVAARNGDGQVAPASAVSFRLLPPFYRTWWAYMGYVALGALSLNLVIQWRLWRSRLARRVLVRKVVERTEQLRRKTAQLELAKSEAEAATRSKSEFLANMSHEIRTPLNAILGYSEILRDEVAEPRLREHLAAISSGGKALLGIIGDILDLSKIEAGRMELEYAPTHAAGLVRDVVHTFSLRCREKGLDLRVEEDPALPRILVVSPVHLRQVLFNVVGNAVKFTEKGSVCVTLRAWGRGPDTVDLAIEVRDTGIGIPPGQLETIFDAFHQVSGQDASRYGGTGLGLAICRRLAGMMGGELRVASTEGLGSTFTLLLHGVAVSSEDAVHEDLEAPFRGEFLPATVLLVDDVRPNRELLKHFFESFPFRFEEAADGAQGVEVARRILPDLIIMDLRMPVMDGVQATRILKADDRLRAIPVIILTASTTQADETPVWESGANSFLRKPISRSRLAEEIAKYLPCRPEAGPGAPAELAPEVRAALPRLLAELEGEALVEWGQLKDSFFIDRMTGFSARMSALADTFREPGLKSWSGQVLDQAGAFDMENLPATFRRFPEVVEAIRAQCR; via the coding sequence GTGAGGCCCGTGCTGGCCGTCCTGGCCCTGGCGGCGGCGCTGTGGGCGGGGCCGCCGGGGGAGCTGGGGCTTCCCTTCATCACCAATTTCCGGCCCCGGGAGTACGCGGGCCCGCCCCAGAACTGGGACTTCGTGGAGGACGCCCGGGGCGTCATGTTCGTGGGAAATACGGCGGGCGTCCTGGAGTTCGACGGCAACACCTGGCGGATGATCCCCACCCGGAACCGCACCGCCGCGAGGTCCCTGGGCATGGACGCCACCGGGCGCATCTTCGTGGGCGCCAAGAACGAGTTCGGCTACCTGGCCCCGGACGCCAACGGGCTGCTGCGGTACGTGCCGCTGGAGGACCTGGTGGAGCCCTCGGCGCGGTCCTTCTCCGACGTGTGGAACGTGCTGCCCACGCCGGAGGGCGTCTACTTCCAGACCCGCGAGTACCTGTTCCTGTACGACGGGAAGACCGTGAAGACCCTCAAGGCCGACACCTCGTTCACGCTGGCGTGGAAGATCCGCGGGCGCATCCACCTCTACGAGCGCGGGATCGGGCCGGTGGTCCTGGAAAAGGGCCGGTTCAAGCCGCTTGCCGGCGCGGGGAAGTTCACCAAGGAGCTGGTGAACTTCATGCTCCCCTGGGGCGCGGGACAGTCGATCCTCCTGGGCACGAGCCACCAGGGGCTGTTCCTCTACGACGGCTGGGACATCCTCCCGTTCCCCACCGACGCCGACGCCGACCTGGCCCGGATCACCATCAGCCACGGGGCGATCCTGCGGGACGGGAACCTGGCGGTGGCGGGCATCCGCGGAGGCGCGTGGATCTTCGACCGGCAGGGGCGGCTCCTGATGCGCCTGGACCGGCAGGGGGGGCTGCAGGAGGAGTTCGTGAACCGGGTCTTCGTGGACCGGAGCTCGCGGCTCTGGCTCGGCCTGAACCGGGGCCTCGCGAGAGTGGAATGGCCGTCACCCTTCACGACCTTCGGCGAGGACTCGGGCCTGGAGGGCACCGTCAACGCCCTGACCCGCCACGCGGGGCTTCTGTACGCCGGCACCAGCAAGGGCCTGTTCGTCCTGGGGCGCGACCGGCCCAACTCCGCGACCGGCCCCGCCGCCATCCCCGCCGGAGGCCCCCTGTGGCGCTTCCGGCGCGTGGACGGGATCCGCGGCCAGGTGTGGGGCTTCCGTCCCGTCAAGGGCCGGCTCTTCGCATGCAGCAACGCCGGGCTCTTCGAGGCGCGGGGGGACAGGGCTGTCCTGGCCTTCTCCACCGCCGGCGAGCGGGACGCCTTCTGCCTCGTGCCCTCGCGCCGGGACGCCTCCCGGTACTTCCTCGGACTCGCGGGGGGCGTCGCCCTGCTGCGCTGGAACGGCGCCCGCTGGAAGGACGAGGGGCGGATCCCGGACCTCAAGGTCGAGGCGCGCACGCTCGCGGAGGCCGACGACGGGGCCCTGTGGGTGGGCACCCAGTCCTCGGGGGTGAGGCGCGTGACCCCCGGGCCCGGGGGGACCCTGGGCGTCGAGGCCTTCGGCCTCGCCCAGGGCCTGCCCAGCCTGGCCCACGACTTCGTCAAGGAGCTCTCCACGGGGCTGGTCTTCACCACCCACGCCGGGTTCTACCGGTTCAACGAGGTCACCCGGCGCTTCCAGCCCGATCCGCGGTTCGCCACGCTGTTCCCCCAGGGGCCGCGCTATCCCGACGGGGTCGTCGAAGGCCCCGGCGGCAGGATCTGGATGCACGCGCATGACGAGGGGACCCAGGAGCGGGACACCGGCTACGCCGCGGCGGCCCCCGGCCTCCCGTTCCGGTTCGAGAAGGGGCCCTCGAGGCGCCTGGGGGACGCCACCGTGTACGCCATCCTGCCCGAGGAGGACGGCGCGGTCTGGATGGGCGGGCCCGAAGGCCTCGTGCGGTACGATCCCGGCCAGGAGTTCCGCCTGCCCTGGAACACGGGGCCGCTGGTGCGCCGGGTCACCGGTCCCGGGCGGCAGACCTTCTTCGGCGGGGAGGGGGCCTGGAACGGATCGGACCGGCTGCCCTTCGCCTCCAACACGCTGCGGTTCGAGTTCGCGGCCCCCGGCGGATCCCCGGAATCCGCCACCCAGTACCGCGTGCGCCTGGAGGGCTACGACCGGGCCTGGTCGCCCTGGACCTCGGAGACCTTCCGGGACTACACCAACCTCCCCGAAGGCTCCTACCGTTTCCTGGTCGCCGCCCGCAACGGGGACGGCCAGGTGGCCCCGGCCAGCGCCGTCTCCTTCCGCCTCCTCCCGCCCTTCTACCGCACCTGGTGGGCCTACATGGGCTACGTCGCGCTGGGGGCCCTCTCGCTCAACCTGGTGATCCAGTGGCGCCTCTGGCGCAGCCGCCTGGCGCGGCGGGTCCTGGTGCGCAAGGTGGTGGAACGCACGGAGCAGCTGCGGCGCAAGACCGCCCAGCTGGAGTTGGCCAAGTCGGAGGCCGAGGCCGCCACCCGGTCCAAGAGCGAATTCCTGGCCAACATGAGCCACGAGATCCGCACCCCCCTGAACGCCATCCTGGGCTACTCGGAGATCCTGAGGGACGAGGTCGCCGAGCCCCGGCTGCGGGAACACCTCGCGGCGATCTCCAGCGGCGGCAAGGCCCTCCTGGGCATCATCGGCGACATCCTGGACCTCTCGAAGATCGAGGCGGGCCGCATGGAGCTGGAATACGCCCCGACCCATGCGGCCGGACTCGTGCGGGACGTGGTGCACACCTTCTCGCTGCGCTGCCGGGAAAAGGGGCTGGACCTCCGGGTGGAGGAGGATCCCGCGCTGCCCAGGATCCTCGTCGTCTCCCCGGTGCACCTCCGGCAGGTCCTCTTCAACGTGGTGGGCAACGCGGTGAAGTTCACGGAGAAGGGCTCGGTCTGCGTGACCCTGCGGGCGTGGGGACGGGGCCCGGACACCGTGGACCTGGCCATCGAGGTGCGGGACACGGGCATCGGGATCCCCCCCGGGCAGCTGGAGACGATCTTCGACGCGTTCCACCAGGTTTCGGGCCAGGACGCGTCCCGGTACGGAGGCACGGGCCTGGGCCTGGCCATCTGCCGGCGCCTGGCCGGCATGATGGGCGGGGAGCTGCGGGTGGCCAGCACCGAAGGCCTGGGCAGCACCTTCACCCTCCTCCTCCACGGCGTGGCCGTCTCCAGCGAGGACGCCGTGCACGAGGACCTGGAGGCGCCCTTCCGGGGCGAGTTCCTGCCGGCCACGGTGCTCCTGGTGGACGACGTGAGGCCCAACCGCGAACTGCTCAAGCACTTCTTCGAGAGCTTCCCCTTCCGCTTCGAGGAGGCCGCCGACGGCGCCCAGGGCGTCGAGGTGGCCCGGAGGATCCTCCCCGATCTCATCATCATGGACCTGCGGATGCCCGTCATGGACGGCGTCCAGGCCACGCGGATCCTCAAGGCCGACGACCGCCTGAGGGCCATCCCCGTCATCATCCTCACCGCCTCCACGACCCAGGCCGACGAGACGCCGGTGTGGGAAAGCGGGGCCAACAGCTTCCTGCGCAAGCCCATATCCCGGTCCAGGCTCGCCGAGGAGATCGCGAAGTACCTTCCCTGCCGGCCGGAGGCCGGGCCGGGCGCCCCCGCGGAGCTGGCCCCCGAGGTGCGCGCCGCCCTGCCGCGGCTCCTGGCGGAACTGGAGGGCGAGGCGCTGGTGGAGTGGGGCCAGCTCAAGGACTCCTTCTTCATCGACCGCATGACGGGTTTTTCCGCGCGCATGTCGGCGCTCGCGGACACCTTCCGGGAGCCGGGCCTGAAGTCCTGGTCCGGCCAGGTCCTGGACCAGGCCGGCGCGTTCGACATGGAGAACCTCCCGGCGACCTTCCGGCGCTTCCCCGAAGTGGTGGAGGCCATCCGCGCCCAGTGCAGGTAG
- the pgsA gene encoding CDP-diacylglycerol--glycerol-3-phosphate 3-phosphatidyltransferase: MVITFPNILTFLRICAVPFFAIAVWYGRTTEACVLFACAGLTDLLDGWFARRFNQKSTLGAILDPAADKLLMTTAFVLLAFPREVYTVRVPAWVAILAISRDVLISLVALVAYERLDPSKFAPSWLGKATTFVELVAISLALLFNHLGPRDWYKYLVPWIFYLIAAMVVASGVHYFFRATHVTEPS, from the coding sequence ATGGTCATCACATTTCCAAACATCCTGACGTTTCTGCGCATCTGCGCGGTACCGTTCTTCGCGATCGCCGTGTGGTACGGGCGGACGACTGAGGCCTGCGTCCTGTTCGCCTGCGCGGGTCTCACGGATCTCCTGGACGGGTGGTTCGCCCGGCGCTTCAACCAGAAATCCACCCTGGGCGCCATCCTGGACCCGGCCGCGGACAAGCTCCTCATGACGACCGCCTTCGTGCTCCTGGCCTTTCCCCGGGAGGTCTACACCGTCCGCGTGCCCGCCTGGGTCGCCATCCTCGCCATCTCCCGGGACGTGCTCATCTCCCTGGTGGCCCTGGTCGCCTACGAACGGCTCGACCCCAGCAAGTTCGCGCCCTCCTGGCTGGGCAAGGCCACGACCTTCGTGGAGCTGGTGGCCATCTCCCTGGCGCTGCTGTTCAACCACCTGGGACCCCGGGACTGGTACAAGTACCTGGTACCCTGGATCTTCTACCTCATCGCAGCCATGGTCGTCGCCTCGGGCGTCCACTACTTCTTCCGGGCCACCCACGTGACGGAGCCCTCGTGA
- the ndk gene encoding nucleoside-diphosphate kinase, translated as MSIEQTFGIIKANAVQDGNIGRILSAIEKAGFTLRGMRLARLTPSICKGFYAEHVNKGFYPELEAFMTEGPVVLLCLEGENAILRWRELMGATDPAKAAEGTLRKLFGENMGRNATHGSDSPASAAREVSYFFSVFDRV; from the coding sequence ATGAGCATCGAGCAGACGTTTGGGATCATCAAGGCCAACGCCGTCCAGGACGGCAACATCGGCAGGATCCTGTCCGCCATCGAAAAGGCCGGCTTCACGCTGCGCGGCATGCGCCTCGCCCGCCTCACCCCCTCCATCTGCAAGGGATTCTACGCCGAGCACGTCAACAAGGGGTTCTATCCCGAGCTCGAGGCCTTCATGACCGAAGGTCCCGTGGTCCTCCTCTGCCTGGAGGGCGAGAATGCCATTCTCCGCTGGCGCGAGCTCATGGGCGCCACCGATCCCGCCAAGGCCGCCGAGGGCACCCTCCGCAAGCTCTTCGGTGAGAACATGGGGCGCAACGCCACCCACGGCTCGGACTCCCCCGCCTCGGCCGCGCGGGAGGTAAGCTATTTCTTCAGCGTCTTCGATCGGGTTTAA
- a CDS encoding AI-2E family transporter, producing MSGPAKVRIPFGFLALAGAALAALWFLRSALAPFFLALVLAYVLEPVVARFARRLGREWASILVILGAVALAALLAWALVPLLWDQGERLVASLPGLKERLEGRYLPWLQAHPVVQVKIKQGLEGLDPMALVKEVGLAGAGLLGWLLSLITLILVPLILYYLLVEGHKLLQELDDLVPSRHLERAKGIAGEINGRLGGYIRGQLAVSLVMSLLQGLAFQLLGVPNAWLLGLVAGFSNVVPYSPYITALPPALLFAAVNGTSGGGLLVVALVFTAVQKAETLYFTPVWVGRASGLHPLEVLLAILSFGYAFGVVGLIFAVPMMIVLKVATRIALEHYKAHPWFVGEEP from the coding sequence GTGAGCGGGCCGGCGAAGGTCCGGATCCCCTTCGGATTCCTGGCCCTGGCCGGGGCGGCCCTGGCGGCGCTGTGGTTCCTGCGCAGCGCCCTGGCGCCCTTCTTCCTGGCCCTGGTCCTGGCCTACGTCCTGGAACCCGTGGTGGCCCGGTTCGCCCGGAGGCTGGGACGGGAATGGGCGTCGATCCTCGTCATCCTGGGGGCGGTGGCCCTGGCGGCGCTGTTGGCCTGGGCCCTGGTTCCCCTGCTTTGGGACCAGGGGGAGCGCCTGGTGGCCTCCCTGCCCGGCCTCAAGGAACGCCTGGAAGGCCGCTACCTCCCCTGGCTTCAGGCCCACCCCGTGGTCCAGGTCAAGATCAAGCAGGGACTGGAGGGGCTGGACCCCATGGCCCTCGTGAAGGAGGTGGGCCTGGCCGGCGCGGGTCTCCTGGGCTGGCTCCTGTCCCTCATCACCCTGATCCTGGTGCCCCTCATCCTCTATTACCTGCTGGTGGAGGGCCACAAGCTCCTCCAGGAGCTGGACGACCTGGTCCCCAGCCGCCACCTGGAGCGGGCCAAGGGCATCGCGGGCGAGATCAACGGGCGCCTGGGCGGCTACATCCGCGGGCAATTGGCGGTGTCCCTGGTCATGTCCCTCCTCCAGGGCCTCGCCTTCCAGCTCCTGGGGGTGCCCAACGCCTGGCTCCTGGGGCTCGTGGCGGGGTTCTCCAACGTGGTGCCCTATTCGCCCTACATCACCGCGCTGCCCCCGGCGCTGCTGTTCGCGGCGGTGAACGGGACCTCGGGCGGCGGGCTCCTGGTGGTGGCGCTGGTGTTCACCGCGGTGCAGAAGGCCGAGACCCTCTACTTCACCCCCGTGTGGGTGGGGCGCGCCAGCGGGCTCCACCCGCTCGAGGTACTCCTGGCCATCCTCTCCTTCGGCTACGCCTTCGGGGTGGTGGGCCTCATTTTCGCCGTGCCCATGATGATCGTCCTCAAGGTCGCCACGCGGATCGCCCTCGAGCACTACAAGGCCCACCCCTGGTTCGTGGGCGAGGAGCCGTGA
- a CDS encoding acetate/propionate family kinase, with product MLILVLNAGSSSLKFNLVDMEEEKTLAEGIAERIGISEGFIRWTIQGEKGRLELDMANHKKALSAIMEQLKHTVLGEDRDVDAVGHRVAHGGPNFGDSEVITPAVLKEIEELAFYAPLHNPASASGIRTAQELFPGVPQVAVFDTSFHHSMPEYAYTYGLPYELCQRLGLRRYGFHGTSHRYVAERTANLIGRPLDATKIVTCHLGNGSSITAVHNGHSVDTSMGLTPLEGVIMGTRSGNLDPGVLTTLMEQEKLDGPALSALLNKKSGLLGISGVSSDCREVEEAMDKNKRAKLAHEVLCYGVLKYVGGYAAAMNGVDAICFTAGIGENSPGLRSWICKRLGFLGVAIDEEINATRSKADRFISTPDSKVAVVVVPTNEELMIAREAKRLTSGK from the coding sequence GTGTTGATCCTCGTCCTGAATGCCGGCTCGTCCTCGCTGAAATTCAATCTTGTCGACATGGAGGAGGAGAAGACCCTGGCGGAGGGCATCGCCGAGCGCATCGGCATCTCCGAAGGCTTCATCCGCTGGACCATCCAGGGCGAGAAGGGCCGCCTCGAGCTCGACATGGCCAACCACAAGAAGGCCCTCTCCGCGATCATGGAGCAGCTCAAGCACACCGTGCTGGGCGAGGACCGGGACGTGGACGCCGTCGGCCACCGCGTGGCCCACGGGGGCCCCAACTTCGGGGACTCCGAAGTGATCACCCCCGCGGTGCTCAAGGAGATCGAGGAGCTGGCCTTCTACGCCCCCCTGCACAACCCGGCCTCGGCCTCGGGCATCCGCACCGCCCAGGAACTCTTCCCCGGCGTGCCCCAGGTGGCGGTCTTCGACACGTCCTTCCATCACAGCATGCCCGAATACGCCTACACCTACGGCCTGCCCTACGAGCTCTGCCAGCGCCTGGGGCTGCGCCGCTACGGGTTCCACGGCACCAGCCACCGCTACGTGGCCGAGCGCACCGCCAACCTCATCGGCAGGCCCCTGGACGCCACCAAGATCGTCACCTGCCACCTGGGCAACGGCTCCAGCATCACCGCCGTGCACAACGGGCACAGCGTGGACACCTCCATGGGCCTCACGCCCCTGGAAGGCGTGATCATGGGCACCCGCAGCGGCAACCTGGACCCGGGCGTCCTCACCACGCTCATGGAGCAGGAGAAGCTCGACGGCCCCGCCCTGTCCGCCCTGCTCAACAAGAAGTCCGGCCTGCTGGGCATCTCCGGCGTCTCCTCGGACTGCCGCGAGGTGGAGGAGGCCATGGACAAGAACAAGCGCGCAAAGCTGGCCCACGAGGTGCTGTGCTACGGCGTCCTGAAGTACGTGGGCGGCTACGCCGCCGCCATGAACGGGGTGGACGCCATCTGCTTCACCGCCGGCATCGGCGAGAACTCCCCCGGCCTGCGCAGCTGGATCTGCAAGCGCCTGGGCTTCCTCGGCGTGGCCATTGACGAGGAGATCAACGCGACCCGCAGCAAGGCGGACCGGTTCATCTCCACCCCCGATTCCAAGGTGGCGGTGGTGGTCGTGCCAACGAATGAGGAACTAATGATCGCCCGGGAAGCCAAGCGGCTGACCTCCGGGAAATAG
- a CDS encoding FeoA family protein gives MSHVQARTLSDLQPGAEAVVTEILATGKIRHRLLEMGFVRGARIKVEKLAPMGDPMELVIKGYHLSLRREEGQCILVSEET, from the coding sequence ATGTCTCATGTGCAAGCCAGAACCCTCAGCGACCTCCAACCGGGCGCCGAGGCAGTCGTAACCGAAATATTGGCGACGGGGAAAATCCGCCACCGTCTCCTGGAGATGGGGTTCGTCCGCGGCGCGCGGATCAAGGTGGAGAAACTCGCCCCCATGGGGGACCCCATGGAACTTGTGATCAAGGGTTACCACCTGTCTCTGAGGCGGGAAGAGGGTCAGTGCATCCTCGTGTCCGAGGAGACCTGA
- the feoB gene encoding ferrous iron transport protein B, giving the protein MTTLALAGNPNCGKTTIFNALTGSRHHVGNWPGVTVERRSGTFETPQGPVEVVDLPGTYSLSARSEDERIAALFVADPSVDVIVNVLDASNLERNFYLTTQLLELDRPMVFVLNMMDDAEEKGLRIDLPALERLLGGPVVPTVGNREEGIQSLKDAILKVAGASLGKLASVNYGPDMEGELQKIRQEILRDEELAQSQPPRRLALQLLEGMPHALELVERSHARKAIGAQVKASLAFLEPHLGADGSTLLAEGRYGFVHGLVEEVVERTDRKHADITGRLDSLLTHRYLGIPIFIAIMIGVYTVTFVVGKYPQDWIAGAFGWLHGYAAAHLPAGELSSLLVDGIIPGVGAVIVFVPVIMLLMGCIAFLEDTGYMARAAFIMDRLMHLMGLHGSLHGLHAHLHPLPGHGGHDHEGDPQLPVGRLHHRLRLRTCLAHGLADGRGRPPAGLRVRMK; this is encoded by the coding sequence ATGACGACCCTGGCGCTTGCCGGCAACCCCAACTGCGGTAAAACGACCATCTTCAACGCCCTCACCGGCTCCCGGCACCATGTGGGCAACTGGCCCGGGGTCACGGTCGAGCGCCGCAGCGGCACCTTCGAGACGCCCCAGGGTCCTGTTGAGGTCGTGGACCTGCCCGGCACCTATTCGCTTTCCGCCCGCAGCGAGGACGAGCGGATCGCCGCCCTTTTCGTGGCCGACCCCAGCGTCGACGTCATCGTCAACGTGCTGGACGCCTCCAACCTGGAGCGCAACTTCTACCTCACCACCCAGCTCCTGGAGCTGGACCGGCCCATGGTCTTCGTCCTGAACATGATGGACGACGCCGAGGAGAAGGGCCTGAGGATCGACCTGCCCGCCCTGGAGAGGCTCCTGGGCGGCCCCGTGGTGCCCACCGTGGGCAACCGCGAGGAGGGCATCCAGAGCCTCAAGGACGCCATCCTGAAGGTGGCCGGCGCGTCCCTGGGCAAGCTGGCCTCCGTGAACTACGGCCCGGACATGGAGGGGGAGCTCCAGAAGATCCGCCAGGAGATCCTGCGGGACGAGGAGCTGGCCCAGTCCCAGCCGCCCCGCCGCCTCGCGCTGCAGCTGCTGGAAGGCATGCCCCACGCCCTGGAGCTGGTGGAGCGCAGCCACGCCCGCAAGGCCATCGGCGCGCAGGTCAAGGCCAGCCTCGCGTTCCTCGAGCCGCACCTGGGCGCCGACGGCTCCACCCTGCTGGCCGAGGGGCGCTACGGCTTCGTCCACGGCCTCGTGGAGGAGGTGGTCGAGCGCACCGACCGCAAGCACGCCGACATCACCGGCCGCCTGGATTCCCTGCTCACCCACCGGTACCTGGGCATCCCCATCTTCATCGCCATCATGATCGGGGTGTACACCGTCACGTTCGTGGTGGGCAAGTACCCCCAGGACTGGATCGCGGGGGCCTTCGGGTGGCTCCACGGCTACGCCGCGGCCCACCTTCCCGCGGGGGAGCTCTCCAGCCTCCTGGTGGACGGCATCATCCCGGGCGTGGGCGCGGTCATCGTGTTCGTGCCGGTGATCATGCTCCTCATGGGCTGCATCGCCTTCCTCGAGGACACCGGGTACATGGCCCGGGCGGCCTTCATCATGGACCGCCTCATGCACCTCATGGGCCTCCACGGCAGCCTTCATGGTCTTCACGCTCATCTACACCCCCTGCCTGGGCACGGTGGGCATGATCATGAAGGAGACCCGCAGCTTCCTGTGGGCCGGCTTCACCATCGTCTACGGCTCCGGACTTGCCTGGCTCATGGCCTGGCTGACGGTCGTGGGCGGCCACCTGCTGGGCTACGTGTGAGGATGAAATGA